A stretch of Triticum aestivum cultivar Chinese Spring chromosome 1D, IWGSC CS RefSeq v2.1, whole genome shotgun sequence DNA encodes these proteins:
- the LOC123168499 gene encoding protein CURVATURE THYLAKOID 1B, chloroplastic codes for MAPTVASPATGAVASPIASDLGKAARSVGLGLPALPPLPGLASHGQPRVASFCKRLARNVVSMAAGEPAAPLADNAELTEFFNGLKQEWDRVEDKYAVTTLAVAATLGMWSAGGVVSAIDRLPVVPGLMEVVGIGYSGWFAYKNLLFKPDRKAFFAKVRNIYEDIISG; via the exons ATGGCCCCGACCGTCGCCTCCCCAGCCACGGGCGCCGTCGCCTCGCCCATCGCGAGCGACCTCGGGAAGGCCGCGCGCTCCGTCGGGCTCGGGCTCcccgcgctgccgccgctgccCGGCCTCGCGTCCCACGGCCAGCCCCGCGTCGCGTCCTTCT GCAAAAGGCTAGCGAGGAACGTGGTGTCAATGGCCGCCGGTGAGCCGGCGGCGCCGCTGGCCGACAACGCCGAGCTTACCGAGTTCTTCAACGGCTTGAAACAAGAG TGGGACAGGGTGGAGGACAAGTACGCGGTGACCACGCTTGCCGTCGCCGCCACCCTCGGCATGTGGAGCGCCGGCGGAGTAGTATCG GCAATCGACAGGCTCCCCGTGGTTCCAGGTCTCATGGAGGTCGTTGGCATTGGCTACAGCGGG TGGTTTGCGTACAAGAACCTGCTATTCAAGCCCGACAG GAAAGCGTTCTTCGCCAAGGTCAGGAACATTTACGAGGATATAATCAGCGGCTAG